A single window of Thalassomonas viridans DNA harbors:
- the ampD gene encoding 1,6-anhydro-N-acetylmuramyl-L-alanine amidase AmpD, protein MTSDANNLFEIENGWLVCAEQQKSPHFTPREDVTDISLLVVHNISLPPGKFGGPYITDLFLGRLDADADPYFQDIHQLRVSAHCLIRRDGSIVQYVSFDDKAWHAGVSSFKNRDKCNDFSIGIELEGTDETPYTREQYQQLVCLVAKLQESYPLISHNNLVGHSDIAPGRKTDPGPAFDWDYFRNCLQSMKESSQ, encoded by the coding sequence ATGACGTCTGACGCCAATAACCTATTTGAAATTGAAAACGGCTGGCTGGTTTGTGCCGAGCAGCAGAAATCCCCGCATTTCACCCCGAGAGAAGATGTGACCGATATCAGTTTGCTGGTGGTGCATAATATTTCTTTGCCGCCGGGGAAATTTGGCGGTCCCTATATTACCGATTTATTCCTGGGGCGGCTGGACGCCGATGCCGATCCTTATTTTCAGGACATTCATCAATTGCGGGTTTCCGCCCACTGCCTGATCCGCCGGGACGGCAGCATAGTGCAATATGTTTCTTTCGACGATAAGGCCTGGCATGCCGGCGTTTCTTCTTTTAAAAACAGGGATAAGTGCAACGACTTTTCCATAGGTATCGAGCTGGAAGGTACGGATGAGACCCCCTATACCCGGGAGCAATACCAACAGCTGGTCTGCTTAGTGGCAAAACTACAAGAAAGCTATCCGTTAATTAGTCATAATAACCTGGTGGGCCACAGTGATATAGCCCCGGGCCGCAAAACCGATCCCGGACCCGCTTTTGACTGGGATTATTTTCGTAACTGCTTGCAATCAATGAAAGAAAGTTCACAATGA
- the ampE gene encoding beta-lactamase regulator AmpE: MSLISLLIALAAERYLSSSFWQFNTYYQRYTRFIQRTRLLESGLLSVLGTLMLIFLPVAAVYGLLWLIDDSLLHLIFSTVILIVCFGCANTRASYKKYLMSAYRGELSSCALMHAQLRSDKNIPEMGFGQTLVWLNYRYYIAIMLFFIFLGAPGVVFYRLVATLAENPGKDQSCDAPEEGQAAEAQAVSGNETQDAEMSETAEEAGAQTEQDEPQAQQALINEAASPCQQFLFWLDWIPVRLTSFGYMLVGHFSKALPVWLESLFDFSKQPSAILVDVAQKSEDLMVDSEDCTAEPCLLVRLAKRNLLLLLAIISLLTLSGVIS; the protein is encoded by the coding sequence ATGAGCTTAATCAGTTTATTAATCGCATTGGCCGCCGAACGCTACTTGTCGTCGTCATTCTGGCAGTTTAATACCTATTATCAGCGTTATACCCGGTTTATCCAGCGTACCCGCCTGCTTGAATCCGGCCTGCTCAGTGTACTCGGTACCCTGATGCTGATTTTCCTGCCGGTTGCTGCGGTATATGGCCTGTTGTGGCTGATTGATGACAGCTTGCTACATTTGATTTTTTCCACCGTGATCCTGATCGTCTGTTTTGGCTGCGCCAACACCCGGGCCAGTTACAAAAAATACTTGATGTCGGCGTACCGGGGGGAGCTGAGCAGTTGTGCGCTGATGCATGCACAATTGCGCAGCGACAAGAACATACCTGAGATGGGCTTTGGCCAGACCCTGGTGTGGCTGAACTATCGCTATTATATCGCCATTATGCTTTTCTTTATTTTCCTGGGGGCGCCGGGTGTGGTGTTTTACCGCCTGGTGGCGACGCTGGCGGAAAATCCGGGTAAAGACCAGTCCTGCGATGCTCCTGAAGAGGGGCAAGCGGCTGAAGCGCAAGCCGTAAGCGGGAATGAAACCCAGGATGCGGAAATGAGCGAAACAGCAGAGGAGGCAGGAGCACAAACGGAGCAAGACGAGCCGCAGGCACAGCAGGCGCTAATCAATGAAGCTGCCAGTCCCTGCCAGCAGTTTTTGTTCTGGCTGGACTGGATACCGGTACGTCTGACTTCTTTCGGCTACATGCTGGTGGGACATTTTTCCAAAGCCCTGCCGGTGTGGCTGGAAAGTTTGTTTGATTTCAGCAAGCAGCCCAGTGCTATCCTGGTGGATGTGGCGCAAAAATCTGAAGACTTGATGGTCGACAGTGAAGACTGCACTGCTGAGCCCTGTTTGCTGGTGAGGCTGGCAAAACGTAACCTGTTGCTCTTGCTGGCCATTATTTCACTGTTAACCCTGTCGGGCGTGATCAGCTAG
- the pdhR gene encoding pyruvate dehydrogenase complex transcriptional repressor PdhR encodes MTTTRLKQPLKQAKLSDVIQSQLETMILEGSLLPGEKLPPERELAKQFDVSRPSLREAIQKLETKNLIVRKQGGGTFVSNDILSGLSDPLFDLMSKNNESQFDLLEFRHGIEGMSAYYAAMRGTEADFNEIQSKHDNIGNAQLEDDYHLEAKAVFEFYLAICAASHNAIILHLARSMSSLLIDNIEQNLTTLAKRPDIFARITDYRKRLLDAIISGQPQRAWGASHRHLAFIEEVLLKLSQENSRMERSMRRMQRTEF; translated from the coding sequence ATGACAACCACCAGGCTTAAGCAACCGCTGAAACAGGCAAAACTGTCGGATGTGATCCAGTCGCAACTGGAAACCATGATTTTAGAAGGCAGCCTGTTGCCGGGGGAAAAATTGCCGCCGGAGCGGGAGCTGGCAAAACAGTTTGATGTTTCGCGCCCGTCGCTGCGTGAAGCGATCCAAAAACTGGAGACAAAAAATTTAATCGTCCGCAAGCAGGGAGGCGGCACCTTTGTCAGCAATGATATTTTATCTGGCTTATCCGATCCCCTGTTTGACCTGATGTCGAAAAATAATGAATCCCAGTTTGATTTATTGGAGTTTCGTCACGGCATTGAGGGCATGTCGGCTTATTATGCGGCGATGCGCGGCACCGAAGCCGACTTTAACGAAATTCAGAGCAAGCATGACAATATCGGCAATGCCCAGCTGGAAGACGATTACCACCTGGAAGCCAAAGCGGTGTTTGAGTTTTACCTGGCGATTTGCGCCGCCTCGCATAACGCCATTATTTTGCACCTGGCCCGCAGCATGTCGTCGTTGCTGATCGATAATATCGAACAGAATTTGACGACCCTGGCAAAACGGCCGGATATATTTGCCAGAATTACCGATTACCGGAAACGTTTGCTGGACGCCATTATCAGCGGCCAGCCGCAAAGGGCCTGGGGCGCGAGTCACAGGCATCTGGCTTTTATCGAAGAAGTATTATTGAAGTTATCACAGGAAAACAGCCGCATGGAAAGGTCTATGCGCAGAATGCAAAGAACAGAATTTTAG
- the aceE gene encoding pyruvate dehydrogenase (acetyl-transferring), homodimeric type, with amino-acid sequence MSELPNIDIDSLETQEWLESMESVLENEGPERAHYLLERLIDSARRSGTHLPFDATTAYVNTIPPGQEPHMPGDQTIEARIRAAIRWNALVLVLRASKKNLELGGHIGSFASSAMLYDVGFNHFFRAPSEKDGGDFIFSQGHISPGIYSRAFLEGRLTEEQMNNFRQECDGNGLSSYPHPHLMPDFWQFPTVSMGLGPLQAIYTARFLKYLTDRGIKDCSGQRVYCFLGDGETDEPESLGAIGLASREGLDNLTFVINCNLQRLDGPVRGNGKIIQELEGTFRGAGWEVVKVIWGSYWDALLARDTSGKLLQLMNETVDGEYQNCKAKGGKYTRENFFNKYPETAEMVANMSDEDIYRLNRGGHDPVKVYAAYKKAMETKGRPTVILAKTVKGFGLGAAGEGLNIAHNVKKMDVESIKYYRDRFNMPVSDDQIEDLPFYRFPEDSAEFKYMKERREALGGALPTRRLQAEESLEVPPLKAFDAILKGSGEREVSSTMTFVRVLNSLLKDKKIGKRIVPIIPDEARTFGMEGLFRQVGIYANEGQKYVPQDADQVAYYREDKQGQVLQEGINELGAMASWVASGTSYSTCDATTIPFYIYYSMFGFQRVGDLAWAAGDSQARGFLLGATAGRTTLNGEGLQHQDGHSHVQAGLIPNCVTYDPTYGYEVAVIIREGLRRMYEENENIFFYLTLMNENYQHPAMPEDGEIAEQIIKGIYQLERVEADGAKANVQLMGSGTILQQVRTAAQILANDYNISSDVYSVTSFNELARDGQEVTRWNMLHPESEQKTAYISNVITADKGPAIAATDYVKNYSDQVRAYINTEYRVLGTDGFGRSDSRANLRQHFEVDQNYIVVAALFELANRGEVERSVVADAIKRFNIDTDKLNPLYA; translated from the coding sequence ATGTCTGAACTCCCAAATATTGATATTGATTCGTTGGAAACCCAGGAGTGGTTGGAGTCAATGGAGTCTGTGCTGGAAAATGAAGGTCCGGAACGCGCTCATTACTTACTAGAAAGATTAATCGACAGCGCCCGCAGAAGCGGCACCCACTTACCTTTTGATGCCACAACCGCGTATGTTAATACCATACCTCCCGGACAAGAGCCTCATATGCCGGGTGATCAAACGATTGAAGCCCGTATCCGTGCGGCAATCCGCTGGAATGCCCTGGTACTGGTATTAAGAGCATCGAAAAAGAACCTTGAGCTAGGCGGCCATATCGGCAGCTTTGCCTCTTCCGCCATGTTATACGATGTCGGTTTTAACCACTTCTTCAGAGCCCCTTCGGAAAAAGACGGCGGTGACTTTATCTTCTCCCAGGGGCATATTTCCCCGGGTATCTACAGCCGCGCTTTCCTTGAAGGCCGCCTGACCGAAGAACAGATGAATAACTTCCGTCAGGAGTGTGACGGTAACGGTTTATCTTCCTATCCGCATCCGCACCTGATGCCGGATTTCTGGCAGTTCCCGACGGTTTCCATGGGCTTAGGTCCGTTGCAGGCGATTTATACCGCCCGCTTCCTGAAATACCTGACAGACCGCGGTATTAAAGATTGCTCGGGTCAAAGGGTATACTGCTTCCTGGGCGACGGTGAAACCGATGAGCCAGAATCCTTAGGTGCTATCGGCCTGGCTTCGCGCGAAGGCCTGGACAACCTGACGTTCGTGATTAACTGTAACCTGCAGCGTCTTGACGGCCCTGTACGCGGCAACGGCAAGATCATCCAGGAGCTTGAAGGCACCTTCCGCGGCGCCGGCTGGGAAGTGGTTAAAGTGATCTGGGGTAGCTACTGGGATGCGCTGCTGGCCCGCGATACCTCCGGCAAGTTATTGCAGCTGATGAACGAAACCGTAGATGGCGAGTACCAGAACTGTAAAGCCAAAGGCGGCAAGTATACCCGCGAAAACTTCTTCAACAAGTATCCGGAAACGGCGGAAATGGTGGCGAATATGTCTGATGAAGACATTTACCGCTTAAACCGTGGCGGCCACGATCCGGTAAAAGTTTACGCTGCCTACAAAAAGGCGATGGAAACTAAAGGTCGTCCTACCGTTATCTTGGCGAAAACCGTTAAAGGTTTCGGTTTAGGTGCAGCCGGTGAAGGTTTGAACATTGCCCATAACGTTAAGAAGATGGATGTTGAGTCGATCAAATACTACCGTGACCGCTTCAATATGCCGGTATCCGACGATCAAATCGAAGATCTGCCTTTCTACCGCTTCCCGGAAGACAGTGCCGAATTTAAATATATGAAAGAGCGCCGCGAAGCGCTTGGCGGTGCCTTACCGACCCGTCGCCTGCAGGCAGAAGAAAGCCTGGAAGTGCCACCGCTGAAAGCATTTGACGCCATCTTAAAAGGCTCAGGCGAGCGTGAAGTTTCTTCTACCATGACCTTTGTCCGGGTACTGAACAGCCTGTTAAAAGACAAGAAGATCGGTAAGCGCATCGTGCCTATTATTCCTGATGAAGCCCGTACCTTCGGTATGGAAGGCTTATTCCGCCAGGTGGGCATCTATGCCAACGAAGGGCAAAAATACGTGCCGCAGGATGCCGATCAGGTGGCTTACTACCGTGAAGACAAGCAAGGCCAGGTACTGCAGGAAGGTATCAACGAGCTGGGGGCCATGGCATCCTGGGTTGCTTCGGGTACTTCTTACTCGACTTGTGATGCCACGACTATCCCGTTCTATATCTACTACTCTATGTTTGGTTTCCAGCGCGTGGGCGATTTGGCCTGGGCTGCCGGTGACAGCCAGGCACGCGGCTTCCTGCTGGGTGCTACGGCGGGCCGTACAACCCTGAACGGTGAAGGTCTGCAGCATCAGGACGGTCACTCTCATGTTCAGGCGGGTCTGATCCCTAACTGTGTGACTTATGATCCGACTTACGGCTACGAAGTCGCTGTCATCATCCGCGAAGGTCTGCGCCGCATGTATGAAGAAAATGAAAACATCTTCTTCTACCTGACCCTGATGAACGAGAACTACCAGCATCCGGCCATGCCGGAAGACGGTGAAATTGCCGAGCAAATCATCAAAGGTATTTACCAGTTAGAGCGTGTTGAAGCCGACGGCGCCAAGGCCAATGTCCAGCTGATGGGCTCAGGCACTATTTTACAGCAGGTACGTACCGCTGCGCAGATCCTGGCAAATGACTACAACATCTCCAGCGATGTTTATTCGGTAACTTCATTCAACGAACTGGCCCGCGACGGTCAGGAAGTCACCCGTTGGAACATGCTACACCCGGAAAGCGAGCAAAAAACCGCTTACATTTCTAACGTGATCACCGCGGATAAAGGCCCAGCCATTGCCGCCACCGATTATGTGAAGAACTACTCGGATCAGGTACGCGCCTACATTAATACCGAATACCGGGTATTGGGTACTGACGGTTTTGGCCGCAGTGACAGCCGCGCCAACTTACGTCAGCATTTCGAAGTGGATCAAAACTACATAGTGGTTGCGGCGTTATTTGAGCTGGCAAACCGTGGTGAGGTTGAGCGTTCTGTGGTAGCGGATGCTATCAAGCGTTTCAATATCGATACCGATAAACTTAACCCGCTTTACGCTTAA
- the aceF gene encoding dihydrolipoyllysine-residue acetyltransferase: MSDIQQILVPDVGGDEVEVIEICVAVGDAIEAEYAIVTVETDKASMDIPAPMAGEIAALTVQVGDKIKQGDVLGEIKAAGAAAEEKPAEAPAPVAEAPTPAAAEAAPAAAPAAVASEVIDVHVPDIGEDGEVDVIEILVSVGDVIAEEDGLITLETDKATMDVPTPHAGTVKEIFVANGDKVKQGSLVIKLETSGGAPAPIEEPAAAAPAPAPAAPAPVAAPAEKKAAPVPHHPQAGEITSKGSIYTSPSIRRLAREFGVDLTLVKGTGRKGRILKEDVQSYVKYELSRPKATASSSVSGAAGGLQVIAQPKVDFAKFGEVESVPLTRIQKISGPNLHRNWVTIPHVTQFDEADITDVEAFRKEQNVVCEKQKLGFKITPLVFIMKAAADALRAYPVFNSSLSEDGEHLIMKKYCHIGVAVDTPNGLVVPVVRDVDQKGIHQLSKELLEISKKAREGKLKAADMQGSCFTISSLGGIGGTAFTPIVNAPDVAILGVSKSEMKPKWNGTEFVPRLMLPLSLSYDHRVIDGAVAARFSVHLSGVMSDIRKLVL, encoded by the coding sequence ATGTCTGATATTCAACAAATTCTAGTCCCTGATGTTGGGGGAGACGAGGTCGAAGTTATCGAGATCTGTGTTGCCGTAGGCGATGCTATCGAAGCGGAATACGCCATTGTCACCGTGGAAACCGATAAGGCATCCATGGATATTCCTGCCCCTATGGCGGGTGAAATTGCCGCGTTAACGGTACAGGTTGGCGATAAAATCAAACAGGGCGATGTGTTGGGGGAAATTAAAGCCGCCGGCGCCGCTGCCGAAGAAAAACCGGCCGAAGCTCCGGCTCCTGTAGCCGAAGCGCCGACTCCTGCGGCGGCAGAAGCTGCCCCGGCTGCCGCACCTGCAGCTGTTGCCAGCGAAGTTATCGACGTCCATGTGCCGGATATAGGTGAAGACGGCGAAGTGGATGTGATTGAAATCCTGGTGTCTGTCGGTGATGTGATTGCCGAAGAAGACGGTTTGATCACTTTAGAAACCGACAAGGCGACTATGGATGTGCCTACGCCGCATGCCGGTACGGTTAAAGAGATCTTTGTTGCCAACGGTGACAAGGTTAAGCAAGGCTCGCTGGTGATCAAGCTGGAAACCAGCGGCGGTGCTCCTGCTCCTATTGAAGAGCCGGCTGCCGCAGCACCGGCACCTGCCCCGGCGGCTCCTGCACCTGTTGCTGCTCCGGCCGAGAAAAAAGCTGCGCCTGTACCGCATCATCCGCAGGCGGGTGAAATCACCAGCAAAGGTTCTATTTATACTTCGCCTTCTATCCGCCGCCTGGCCCGTGAATTCGGTGTTGATTTAACCCTGGTTAAAGGCACAGGCCGTAAAGGACGTATTTTAAAAGAAGATGTTCAGTCTTATGTGAAATACGAACTGTCCCGTCCGAAAGCCACAGCCAGCAGCTCAGTGAGCGGCGCCGCCGGTGGTTTGCAGGTGATCGCCCAGCCTAAAGTCGATTTTGCCAAGTTCGGCGAAGTGGAAAGCGTGCCGCTGACCCGCATCCAGAAAATTTCCGGACCTAACCTGCATCGTAACTGGGTGACCATTCCTCATGTTACCCAGTTTGACGAAGCGGATATCACAGATGTCGAAGCTTTCCGTAAAGAGCAGAATGTGGTTTGTGAAAAGCAGAAATTAGGCTTTAAGATCACGCCGCTGGTGTTCATCATGAAAGCGGCTGCCGATGCCTTAAGGGCTTACCCGGTATTCAACTCAAGCCTGAGTGAAGACGGCGAGCACCTGATCATGAAGAAATACTGCCACATAGGTGTAGCGGTAGACACGCCAAACGGCCTGGTAGTGCCTGTGGTACGTGATGTTGATCAAAAAGGTATTCACCAGTTATCGAAAGAGCTGCTGGAAATCAGTAAGAAAGCCCGTGAAGGCAAGCTTAAGGCTGCCGATATGCAGGGCAGCTGTTTTACCATCTCCAGCCTGGGCGGCATCGGCGGTACCGCCTTTACCCCTATCGTAAACGCGCCTGATGTTGCTATTTTAGGTGTCTCCAAGTCGGAGATGAAACCTAAGTGGAACGGCACTGAGTTTGTACCGCGGTTAATGTTGCCTCTGTCGTTATCTTACGACCACAGGGTGATTGACGGCGCCGTGGCGGCGCGCTTTAGCGTACATTTATCCGGTGTGATGTCAGACATCAGAAAACTGGTACTGTAA
- the lpdA gene encoding dihydrolipoyl dehydrogenase gives MSNDIKTQVVVLGAGPGGYSAAFRAADLGLDVVLVESRKTLGGVCLNVGCIPSKALLHVAKVIDDAKAMADHGVTFGAPQIDLDKIRSWKDSVIAQLTGGLSGMSKQRKVKVVAGYGKFTGSNTLAVEGADGTTNITFDNAIIAAGSSVVDLPFIPKDDERVIDSTGALELKDVPGEMLVLGGGIIGLEMGTVYNALGSNISVVEFADQLVPAADNDIVKIYTKYNKKNFNIMLSTKVVAVDAKEDGLYVTFEGKNAPEGQVRYDKILVAVGRKPNGHLIAADKAGVNVDERGFINVTNELRTNVNHIFAIGDVVGQPMLAHKAVHEAHVAAEVIAGKKHVFEPRCIPSIAYTDPEMAWVGVTEREAKEQGLNIETANFPWAASGRAIASARTEGKTKLIFEKETGRVLGGAIVGINAGEMLGEICLAVEMGADAEDVGLTIHAHPTLNESIGLAAEIFEGSITDLPNAKAVKKKK, from the coding sequence ATGAGTAACGATATCAAAACTCAGGTAGTAGTGTTAGGTGCGGGTCCCGGTGGTTATTCTGCAGCGTTTCGTGCCGCAGATTTAGGTTTAGATGTAGTATTGGTAGAAAGCCGTAAAACATTAGGCGGCGTATGTTTAAACGTAGGTTGTATTCCGTCTAAAGCATTATTACATGTTGCGAAAGTTATTGATGATGCAAAAGCAATGGCGGACCACGGGGTAACTTTTGGCGCGCCACAAATTGATTTAGATAAAATCCGCAGCTGGAAAGACAGTGTTATTGCCCAGCTGACCGGCGGTTTGTCCGGTATGTCCAAGCAGCGTAAAGTCAAAGTGGTTGCAGGTTACGGTAAATTCACCGGCAGCAACACCTTAGCCGTTGAAGGTGCCGACGGTACTACCAACATCACTTTTGATAACGCCATTATTGCGGCCGGCTCTTCTGTAGTAGACCTGCCTTTCATTCCAAAAGATGACGAACGTGTTATCGACTCTACCGGCGCGTTGGAATTAAAAGACGTTCCCGGTGAAATGCTGGTATTAGGCGGTGGTATTATCGGCTTGGAAATGGGTACCGTATATAACGCTTTAGGCTCTAACATCTCTGTGGTTGAGTTTGCCGACCAGTTAGTGCCTGCTGCCGATAACGATATTGTTAAGATCTACACCAAGTACAACAAGAAAAACTTCAACATCATGCTGTCTACCAAGGTAGTGGCAGTTGATGCCAAAGAAGACGGCCTGTACGTTACCTTCGAAGGTAAGAATGCGCCGGAAGGCCAGGTACGCTACGACAAGATCTTGGTTGCTGTTGGCCGTAAGCCGAACGGTCACCTGATTGCCGCCGATAAAGCCGGAGTTAATGTTGACGAGCGTGGTTTCATCAATGTAACTAACGAGTTACGTACTAACGTTAACCATATCTTCGCCATCGGTGATGTGGTTGGTCAACCTATGCTGGCGCACAAAGCGGTACATGAAGCCCATGTTGCTGCCGAAGTAATTGCCGGTAAAAAGCACGTATTTGAACCTCGCTGCATCCCGTCAATCGCTTATACCGATCCGGAAATGGCCTGGGTAGGTGTGACCGAGCGTGAAGCAAAAGAACAAGGCCTGAATATTGAAACTGCCAACTTCCCGTGGGCGGCTTCCGGCCGTGCTATTGCTTCTGCCCGTACCGAAGGTAAAACCAAGCTGATTTTTGAAAAAGAAACCGGCCGTGTGTTAGGTGGTGCTATTGTTGGTATCAATGCCGGTGAAATGCTGGGTGAGATTTGTCTTGCGGTAGAAATGGGCGCCGACGCGGAAGATGTTGGTTTAACCATTCACGCACACCCGACCCTGAATGAATCAATCGGCCTGGCGGCTGAAATCTTTGAAGGTTCAATCACTGACTTGCCAAATGCCAAGGCTGTGAAAAAGAAAAAGTAA
- the acnB gene encoding bifunctional aconitate hydratase 2/2-methylisocitrate dehydratase, translated as MLQDYRKHVEERAAEGIVPKPLDAEQVAQLVELIKNPPAGEEAFLLELLADRIPPGVDDAAYVKAGFLAAIAKGETSSPILDAARATELLGTMLGGYNIQPMIDLLDDEANAETAAKGLSKTLLMFDAFHDVKEKADAGNAHAKAVLQSWADAEWFLNKPAVAEKITVKVFKVTGETNTDDLSPAPDAWSRPDIPLHAKAMLKIGRDGINPDEDGTVGPIAQIEELQKDGIPLAYVGDVVGTGSSRKSATNSVLWFMGEDIPHVPNKRGGGVCLGGKIAPIFFNTMEDSGALPIELDVQAMNMGDVIDIFPYEGVVKRSGSDEVISTFELNSNVLLDEVRAGGRIPLIIGRGLTGRAREALGLEESEVFQKPVDVADTGKGFTLAQKMVGKACGVEGIRPGQYCEPKMTTVGSQDTTGPMTRDELKDLACLGFSADLTMQSFCHTSAYPKPVDVHTHHTLPDFIMNRGGVSLRPGDGVIHSWLNRMLLPDTVGTGGDSHTRFPLGISFPAGSGLVAFAAATGVMPLDMPESVLVRFKGEMQEGITLRDLVHAIPYYGIKQGLLTVEKAGKINEFSGRVLEIEGLESLTVEQAFELSDASAERSAAGCSIKLSEESVAEYLNSNIVMLKWMISEGYGDVRTIERRIQAMEAWLADPKLMTADSDAEYAHVIEIDLADIKEPIVCCPNDPDDAKLLSEVAGDQVDEVFIGSCMTNIGHFRAAGKLLEKFGGVLSTRMWVAPPTKMDRDQLTEEGYYSTYGKAGVRIETPGCSLCMGNQARVAEKSTVLSTSTRNFPNRLGNGANVYLASAELSAVGAIIGRIPTPAEYQEYAKQIDATAADTYRYLNFHKMEQYTKKADNVIMQVEA; from the coding sequence GTGCTTCAAGATTATCGTAAACATGTTGAAGAGCGTGCGGCTGAAGGGATTGTACCTAAGCCGTTAGACGCAGAACAAGTAGCTCAGTTAGTAGAACTCATCAAGAATCCACCGGCAGGTGAAGAAGCGTTTCTATTAGAATTGTTAGCCGATCGCATCCCTCCTGGAGTTGACGACGCCGCTTATGTGAAAGCAGGGTTTTTAGCCGCTATTGCTAAAGGTGAAACAAGCTCACCGATTTTGGACGCTGCCCGCGCCACTGAATTATTAGGCACTATGTTAGGTGGTTACAACATCCAGCCTATGATTGATCTGCTGGATGATGAAGCCAACGCAGAAACCGCTGCCAAAGGTTTATCAAAAACCTTATTAATGTTCGATGCTTTCCATGACGTAAAAGAAAAAGCCGATGCCGGTAATGCACACGCTAAAGCCGTGCTTCAGTCATGGGCCGACGCTGAGTGGTTTCTGAACAAGCCTGCCGTGGCTGAAAAGATCACGGTTAAAGTGTTTAAAGTCACCGGTGAAACCAACACCGACGACTTGTCTCCGGCGCCTGATGCCTGGTCTCGCCCTGATATCCCGCTTCACGCCAAGGCTATGCTGAAAATTGGCCGCGACGGTATCAACCCGGATGAGGACGGCACTGTAGGTCCTATCGCTCAGATTGAAGAATTGCAAAAAGACGGTATTCCTCTGGCTTATGTCGGTGATGTTGTCGGCACCGGTTCTTCGCGTAAGTCTGCAACCAACTCAGTATTATGGTTTATGGGTGAAGATATTCCTCACGTACCGAATAAGCGTGGCGGCGGTGTTTGTTTAGGCGGCAAGATTGCTCCTATCTTCTTCAACACCATGGAAGATTCAGGTGCCTTACCTATCGAATTAGACGTACAAGCCATGAACATGGGCGATGTTATTGATATCTTCCCGTACGAAGGTGTGGTTAAGCGCTCCGGCAGTGATGAAGTTATCTCTACTTTTGAATTAAACTCAAACGTTCTGCTTGATGAAGTACGTGCCGGTGGCCGTATTCCTCTGATCATCGGTCGTGGCCTTACCGGTCGTGCCCGCGAAGCTTTAGGTTTGGAAGAGTCAGAAGTTTTCCAAAAACCTGTTGATGTTGCCGATACCGGCAAAGGTTTTACCTTAGCCCAGAAAATGGTAGGTAAAGCTTGTGGCGTTGAAGGTATTCGTCCAGGCCAATACTGTGAGCCGAAAATGACTACCGTTGGTTCACAAGATACCACAGGTCCTATGACCCGTGACGAATTAAAAGATTTAGCTTGTTTAGGTTTCTCTGCTGATTTAACTATGCAGTCGTTCTGCCATACTTCAGCTTATCCTAAGCCGGTAGATGTTCATACGCATCACACTCTGCCTGATTTCATCATGAACCGTGGCGGTGTTTCGCTTCGCCCTGGTGACGGTGTTATCCATTCCTGGTTAAACCGCATGTTATTACCTGATACTGTTGGTACCGGTGGTGACTCTCACACCCGCTTCCCGTTAGGTATTTCATTCCCGGCGGGTTCTGGCTTGGTTGCTTTCGCTGCTGCTACCGGTGTCATGCCGTTAGATATGCCTGAGTCTGTATTGGTTCGCTTTAAAGGCGAAATGCAGGAAGGTATCACGCTACGTGACTTAGTACATGCAATCCCTTACTACGGTATCAAGCAAGGTCTGTTAACTGTTGAAAAAGCAGGTAAGATCAATGAATTCTCTGGCCGCGTATTAGAAATTGAAGGTCTGGAAAGCCTGACGGTTGAGCAGGCGTTTGAATTATCCGATGCTTCTGCTGAGCGTTCAGCTGCCGGTTGTTCAATCAAGTTATCTGAAGAATCTGTTGCTGAATACCTGAACTCTAACATTGTAATGTTGAAGTGGATGATCAGCGAAGGTTACGGTGATGTTCGCACTATCGAACGTCGTATCCAGGCGATGGAAGCCTGGTTGGCAGATCCTAAGTTGATGACTGCTGACAGCGATGCTGAATATGCTCACGTGATTGAAATTGATCTGGCAGACATTAAGGAGCCTATCGTTTGTTGTCCAAATGATCCGGATGATGCCAAGCTGCTTTCTGAAGTTGCTGGCGATCAGGTTGATGAAGTCTTCATCGGTTCTTGTATGACTAACATTGGTCATTTCCGTGCAGCTGGTAAATTGCTAGAGAAGTTCGGCGGCGTATTATCAACCCGTATGTGGGTTGCTCCGCCAACTAAAATGGACCGTGACCAGTTAACTGAAGAAGGTTACTACTCTACTTACGGTAAAGCCGGTGTTCGTATCGAAACTCCGGGCTGTTCATTATGTATGGGTAACCAGGCACGTGTTGCAGAAAAATCGACAGTACTGTCTACTTCAACCCGTAACTTCCCGAACCGTTTAGGTAATGGCGCCAATGTTTACCTGGCATCGGCTGAACTGAGCGCAGTAGGTGCTATCATAGGCCGCATTCCAACTCCGGCTGAGTATCAGGAATATGCTAAGCAAATTGATGCAACAGCTGCTGATACTTATCGTTATCTGAACTTCCATAAAATGGAACAGTATACGAAAAAAGCTGATAATGTGATTATGCAGGTTGAAGCTTAA